A part of Maridesulfovibrio hydrothermalis AM13 = DSM 14728 genomic DNA contains:
- a CDS encoding aspartate kinase translates to MNIVVQKFGGTSVRNLECMKQVLEKVLVPYEKGNKVIVVLSAMSGETNRLIDLANEWSDTPDLAEMDSLVSTGEQVSVALFAMLLKDRGIKARSLLGFQIPIKTNVAYTRARILDIDREQMNALLEDNDILVVAGFQGCNEGKRITTLGRGGSDTSAVAMAAAVDADICEIFTDVPGVFTTDPNICSQARKLDTVSYDEMLEMASMGAKVLQIRSVEFAKKYNVKVHVRSTFSDEIGTYVTQEDVNMESLLVSGIAYDKDQARVTLAKVNDEPGVSATLFTPLAEAGILVDMIVQNPSRDGRTDMTFTIPRADLSNTLEILDRIKDSMGAEEVLYDQNVCKVSVIGVGMRNHSGVASHAFQALRDENINILMISTSEIKITCLIEEKYTELAIRTLHNTFGLDKSGSEENML, encoded by the coding sequence ATGAACATAGTTGTACAGAAATTCGGTGGAACCTCGGTCAGGAACCTCGAATGTATGAAACAAGTACTGGAAAAAGTCCTGGTACCTTACGAAAAAGGTAACAAAGTTATCGTGGTTCTTTCTGCGATGTCCGGCGAGACCAACCGCCTCATCGATCTGGCTAATGAATGGTCAGATACACCTGATCTGGCAGAAATGGACTCACTCGTCTCCACGGGCGAGCAGGTTTCCGTAGCCCTGTTTGCTATGCTGCTTAAAGACCGTGGAATTAAAGCGCGTTCACTGCTCGGCTTTCAGATTCCCATCAAGACAAACGTGGCTTATACACGCGCCCGTATTCTGGATATCGACCGCGAACAGATGAATGCCCTCCTTGAGGATAACGACATTCTGGTTGTTGCCGGATTTCAGGGTTGCAACGAAGGTAAAAGAATTACAACTCTCGGCCGCGGAGGATCAGATACTTCCGCCGTTGCCATGGCAGCTGCTGTTGATGCCGATATTTGTGAAATTTTCACTGATGTTCCGGGAGTTTTTACAACCGACCCCAACATCTGCTCCCAAGCCCGCAAGCTTGACACGGTCTCCTATGACGAGATGCTTGAGATGGCCAGTATGGGCGCAAAAGTACTTCAGATCCGTTCGGTTGAATTTGCGAAAAAATATAATGTAAAAGTTCATGTCCGCTCAACTTTCAGCGATGAGATCGGAACATATGTCACTCAGGAGGATGTAAATATGGAATCACTACTTGTTTCCGGCATTGCTTATGACAAGGATCAGGCCCGTGTAACCCTTGCCAAAGTAAATGATGAGCCGGGCGTATCAGCAACTCTTTTTACTCCCCTTGCGGAAGCAGGAATTCTGGTAGACATGATTGTCCAGAACCCCAGCCGCGACGGCCGTACTGATATGACATTCACCATTCCCCGCGCTGATCTGTCCAATACCCTTGAAATTTTAGACCGCATTAAAGATTCTATGGGAGCTGAAGAAGTTCTGTATGATCAGAATGTTTGCAAAGTTTCTGTCATCGGTGTCGGAATGCGTAATCACTCCGGTGTTGCCTCCCATGCATTTCAGGCTCTGCGTGATGAAAACATCAACATCCTGATGATCAGCACCTCTGAAATTAAAATTACCTGCCTCATTGAGGAAAAATATACTGAACTGGCCATCAGAACGCTCCACAATACGTTCGGGCTTGATAAAAGCGGGTCCGAAGAAAACATGCTGTAA
- the tsaE gene encoding tRNA (adenosine(37)-N6)-threonylcarbamoyltransferase complex ATPase subunit type 1 TsaE gives MTNEKLIINLPDVESTLKFGSALAVFFAKQKKFIPIFLNGDLGSGKTTFVRALVESLPGAQNAEVSSPSFNILNIYPTKPQVEHFDLYRLEGQTPDDDFFDLLNNKKSLTVVEWIQYLRLEFWPENALLFTWKPAASGRTIELTLHGSATSLTEELFSFLKSFQ, from the coding sequence ATGACAAACGAAAAATTGATCATCAATCTGCCGGATGTGGAGTCGACGCTTAAATTTGGCTCCGCTCTGGCAGTTTTTTTTGCGAAACAGAAAAAATTTATCCCGATTTTTTTAAACGGTGACCTTGGATCTGGAAAAACAACTTTTGTTCGCGCACTGGTCGAATCACTTCCCGGTGCGCAAAACGCAGAAGTAAGCAGCCCCAGCTTCAATATTCTTAATATTTACCCCACAAAACCGCAGGTTGAGCATTTTGATCTGTATAGATTGGAAGGTCAAACTCCGGATGATGACTTTTTTGATTTATTGAACAACAAAAAGTCTTTGACAGTTGTAGAGTGGATTCAGTATCTCAGACTTGAATTCTGGCCTGAAAACGCACTGCTCTTCACTTGGAAACCTGCCGCATCCGGCAGAACAATTGAATTGACCCTACATGGTTCAGCGACCTCCCTCACTGAAGAGCTTTTCTCATTTCTCAAGTCATTCCAATAA
- a CDS encoding MBL fold metallo-hydrolase gives MANLTLTDKLKDKCRISVLCDNITQNDTLGKEWGLSMAIELPQDALWLWDCGASLLFLKNAEKMGIQPEKAKGLALSHGHWDHTGGMNDLMDAHFMGPVFAHPDFARKRYSQNDDGTAKDASFPCDYPGTIIVRDHVELDEGLYMFTEIPRRDGLFEATEGLFIDPELTITDPVSDDAFLLLMSSSGPVVILGCCHSGLANSLYHLRDLTGLESVHAIIGGLHLFNSDEQEFEKTAKVIEEFSPAMISPGHCTGEDGFKFLKNRLTCEVLPMGSGATYQF, from the coding sequence ATGGCCAACCTCACGCTAACCGACAAGCTAAAAGATAAGTGCAGAATATCTGTTCTATGTGACAACATTACGCAGAATGATACTCTAGGCAAAGAATGGGGCCTGTCTATGGCAATAGAATTGCCTCAAGACGCTCTTTGGCTCTGGGACTGTGGTGCAAGTCTTCTTTTTCTGAAAAACGCAGAGAAGATGGGTATCCAGCCCGAAAAAGCCAAAGGCTTAGCTCTCAGTCATGGTCATTGGGATCATACAGGCGGCATGAACGACCTGATGGATGCCCATTTTATGGGACCGGTCTTTGCGCATCCTGACTTTGCCCGCAAAAGATACTCTCAAAACGATGACGGAACCGCAAAAGATGCATCATTTCCCTGCGACTATCCGGGCACTATTATCGTTCGTGACCATGTTGAACTGGACGAAGGTCTATACATGTTCACTGAAATTCCGCGGCGGGACGGCTTGTTTGAAGCGACCGAAGGGCTTTTCATTGATCCTGAACTGACCATAACCGATCCTGTCAGCGATGACGCATTCCTGCTTCTCATGAGCAGTTCCGGTCCGGTCGTAATTCTGGGATGCTGCCACAGCGGTCTTGCAAACAGCTTATATCATCTGCGGGATTTAACTGGTCTTGAATCAGTACACGCCATTATCGGCGGTCTGCATCTATTCAATTCTGATGAGCAGGAATTTGAGAAAACTGCCAAGGTGATTGAAGAATTCAGCCCTGCCATGATATCTCCCGGTCATTGCACTGGTGAAGACGGTTTCAAGTTCCTGAAAAATCGTCTGACATGCGAAGTTCTGCCGATGGGATCAGGTGCAACCTACCAGTTCTGA
- a CDS encoding holo-[acyl-carrier-protein] synthase has product MIIGLGIDITELDRIERSLEKFGERFMEKILTEKEMKLIPEKNPVPFLAARFAAKEAAVKALGTGFAEGVTFQCIEILRLESGAPQLNFLGKALERSRLIEVDSIHISITHGRDNAAAVVVLEKI; this is encoded by the coding sequence ATGATAATTGGTCTGGGTATAGACATAACTGAACTTGACCGCATTGAGCGTTCGCTGGAAAAATTCGGCGAACGCTTCATGGAAAAGATTCTCACTGAAAAAGAGATGAAGCTGATCCCTGAAAAGAATCCCGTACCATTCCTTGCCGCAAGATTTGCTGCCAAAGAAGCAGCGGTAAAAGCTTTAGGAACAGGATTTGCCGAAGGAGTCACTTTTCAGTGTATTGAAATACTGCGCCTTGAATCAGGAGCACCACAGCTTAACTTTCTTGGAAAAGCCCTTGAACGAAGTCGTTTAATCGAGGTAGACAGTATTCATATATCCATAACACATGGACGTGATAACGCCGCAGCCGTGGTGGTGCTGGAAAAAATTTAA
- a CDS encoding DUF3536 domain-containing protein, producing MSGKFLCVHGHFYQPPREDPWLDMIFPEGSAAPFRHWNERICRESYGPLAWARRMGGEGVFDILNCYEWMSFNVGPTLFRWIERSEPELYSRIIEADARSLKRWGHGNAIAQIYHHVIMPLASELDKQAEVAWAVADFESRFKRKPEGMWLSETACNTDSLEALAGEGIVYTLLAPRQAQAVADLGADNWQDVDEYSINIKEPYLVELPSGKTISVFFYDGGLSQAVAFEGLLKNGDDFWNKLSGASAEGLLSIGTDGETYGHHFEFGEMALAYVLSQGIEGRDGVNLLNYGAYLEQNPPAKKVRIREDSSWSCYHGVERWRSDCGCCTGGHPDWNQQWRKPLRDGLDEIKSLMDGHYFNLGDNIFKDSRKAFIEYGSLLSGTVSATDFFKQHFKVPKKSKNADIGWKLLSMQKWALSSFASCGWFFDDLARLEPVNDMAFALRAIEIAKETGLIGLEEKFLSIIRNARSNEDRYGSGLDLWNNKIKPESESVGSLTAQALVRLYVEGAFPLSSEEGKVNWPGASVVIKTSDNTLVRASGEVDIQWNLESEVKTYEWVWTKGSRALTGKVDIINASGETAEVFNFENITWKKKQSLAMAWVSRAAQETWDVKKQSTGCGVALFNHYEDYQTTQTWGEKWRELWSGLVWNYLFTEDEGSSDFIDFMKEAGRDHPEADFLANQVSRTLCEMLQNEITDWSKISGTLKRAEIIELKLDVWKLQNCYWAKAQEGHSDDKLSRLLGFDL from the coding sequence ATGTCTGGTAAATTTTTATGTGTGCACGGTCATTTTTATCAACCGCCCCGGGAAGATCCCTGGCTTGATATGATTTTCCCTGAAGGCAGCGCTGCGCCGTTTCGCCACTGGAATGAAAGGATATGCCGTGAAAGTTACGGCCCTCTTGCATGGGCGAGACGTATGGGCGGGGAGGGTGTGTTTGACATACTCAATTGTTATGAATGGATGAGCTTTAACGTCGGTCCTACTTTGTTTCGCTGGATTGAGCGTTCTGAGCCTGAGCTTTACTCCCGGATTATCGAAGCCGATGCCAGAAGCCTTAAACGCTGGGGGCACGGCAATGCAATAGCACAAATATATCACCACGTAATCATGCCTCTGGCTTCGGAACTCGATAAACAGGCTGAAGTCGCATGGGCTGTTGCGGATTTTGAATCAAGGTTTAAACGCAAGCCTGAAGGGATGTGGCTTTCTGAAACAGCGTGCAATACTGATTCTCTGGAAGCTCTTGCAGGTGAAGGTATTGTTTATACTCTGCTTGCTCCGCGTCAGGCACAGGCCGTTGCTGATCTGGGGGCTGATAACTGGCAGGATGTTGATGAATATTCGATCAATATTAAAGAACCTTATCTGGTCGAACTTCCTTCCGGTAAAACTATTTCAGTCTTTTTTTATGATGGTGGACTTTCGCAGGCTGTGGCTTTTGAAGGGCTTCTTAAAAATGGTGATGATTTCTGGAACAAGCTTTCCGGTGCTTCCGCCGAAGGTCTTTTGTCCATAGGCACTGATGGTGAAACATACGGGCATCATTTTGAGTTCGGCGAAATGGCACTGGCATATGTTTTGTCACAAGGCATAGAAGGGCGTGATGGTGTGAACCTGCTTAATTACGGCGCGTATCTGGAGCAGAATCCGCCTGCTAAGAAGGTTAGAATTCGTGAAGATTCTTCATGGAGCTGTTATCATGGTGTTGAACGCTGGCGCAGTGACTGCGGATGCTGCACGGGCGGGCATCCTGACTGGAATCAGCAATGGCGCAAACCCTTAAGAGACGGCCTTGATGAAATCAAATCTCTAATGGATGGTCATTATTTTAATCTCGGTGATAATATTTTCAAGGATTCCCGCAAGGCTTTTATCGAATATGGCTCTCTGCTTAGCGGAACTGTTTCTGCGACAGATTTCTTTAAGCAGCACTTTAAGGTTCCTAAAAAGTCTAAAAATGCCGATATCGGCTGGAAGCTTCTATCCATGCAAAAATGGGCTTTATCTTCCTTTGCCAGTTGCGGTTGGTTTTTCGATGATCTGGCACGACTTGAACCTGTGAATGATATGGCTTTTGCCCTGCGGGCTATAGAAATAGCAAAGGAAACCGGACTCATCGGGCTGGAGGAGAAATTTCTGTCTATCATCCGCAATGCCAGATCCAATGAAGACCGTTACGGCTCCGGTTTAGACCTCTGGAACAACAAGATTAAGCCGGAAAGTGAGTCCGTTGGCAGCTTGACTGCTCAGGCTCTTGTGCGGCTCTATGTTGAAGGAGCATTTCCTCTTTCTTCCGAGGAGGGAAAGGTTAACTGGCCGGGAGCATCTGTTGTTATCAAGACTAGTGATAACACTCTGGTCCGGGCCAGCGGAGAGGTTGATATTCAATGGAATCTGGAATCTGAAGTTAAAACTTATGAATGGGTCTGGACAAAAGGCAGCAGGGCTTTGACTGGTAAAGTCGATATAATAAATGCATCAGGTGAAACTGCTGAAGTATTTAATTTCGAGAATATCACATGGAAAAAGAAACAGTCACTGGCAATGGCATGGGTTTCCAGAGCTGCGCAGGAAACATGGGATGTAAAAAAACAATCCACTGGATGCGGAGTTGCGCTTTTTAATCATTATGAAGACTACCAGACAACTCAAACATGGGGAGAAAAATGGCGCGAGCTATGGAGCGGGCTGGTCTGGAATTATCTGTTTACTGAAGATGAGGGCAGTTCTGATTTTATCGATTTTATGAAAGAAGCAGGACGTGATCATCCGGAAGCGGATTTTCTTGCAAATCAGGTTTCACGCACCCTTTGTGAAATGCTTCAAAATGAAATTACGGATTGGTCTAAAATTTCAGGAACATTGAAACGGGCTGAAATTATTGAGCTGAAGCTTGATGTATGGAAGCTTCAGAATTGTTATTGGGCCAAGGCGCAGGAAGGGCATAGTGATGATAAACTCAGCAGGTTGCTCGGGTTTGATTTATAA
- a CDS encoding CBS domain-containing protein, protein MLKAKDIMTSGALTLEPETEIGAAAKLLLDKHLNGVPVVDKAGELVGVICQSDLVAQQKSISMPSLFTILDGFIPLSSNDDLEREVNKIAATKVAHAMTPDPVTVTPDTSIEKIADLMVERKLYTLPVVEDGKLIGVVGKEDVLKVLTKAK, encoded by the coding sequence ATGCTGAAAGCTAAAGACATTATGACATCCGGTGCTCTGACTCTTGAACCTGAAACTGAAATTGGCGCGGCTGCAAAGCTGCTGCTTGATAAACACCTGAACGGCGTTCCCGTAGTAGACAAGGCCGGAGAGCTGGTCGGTGTTATCTGCCAGAGCGACCTTGTTGCACAGCAGAAGTCGATTTCCATGCCTTCGCTGTTTACCATTCTTGACGGTTTCATTCCTTTGTCATCAAATGATGATCTGGAAAGAGAAGTTAACAAAATTGCCGCAACCAAAGTGGCTCATGCAATGACCCCTGATCCAGTAACTGTAACCCCTGACACAAGCATTGAGAAAATTGCTGACCTCATGGTTGAGAGAAAACTCTACACCCTGCCAGTGGTGGAAGACGGAAAACTCATCGGAGTTGTCGGCAAAGAAGATGTTTTGAAAGTTCTGACAAAAGCCAAATGA
- a CDS encoding pyridoxine 5'-phosphate synthase produces MPLLCVNVDHVATVRQARLGIEPDPVTAAAMCELAGAAGIIMHLREDRRHVQDRDIDLISQTIQTQFHFEMAATEEMQQIALRITPATVCLVPEKREELTTEGGLNCIGQEKRLIEYLAPLHEKGIGSSLFIDADPKQIKASHAIGAEYVEIHTGHFADAKNRAEQKTELARIIDGIKMCQDLGLKVNLGHGLNYTNIFDFAEVPGICEYSIGHSIMSRAMFSGVDRAVRDMVEIIRNFAD; encoded by the coding sequence ATGCCCCTCTTATGTGTCAATGTCGATCATGTGGCTACAGTCCGGCAGGCCCGGCTGGGAATTGAACCTGACCCAGTTACCGCTGCGGCTATGTGCGAGCTGGCCGGAGCAGCCGGGATCATCATGCATCTTCGCGAAGACAGAAGGCACGTACAAGACCGTGATATTGATCTTATCAGCCAGACAATTCAGACTCAATTCCATTTTGAAATGGCAGCCACAGAAGAAATGCAGCAGATAGCCCTGCGTATTACCCCCGCAACAGTCTGCCTCGTCCCTGAAAAGCGTGAAGAGCTTACTACCGAAGGTGGACTCAACTGCATCGGACAGGAAAAAAGACTTATAGAATATCTGGCTCCGCTTCATGAAAAAGGAATCGGCTCTTCATTGTTTATTGATGCTGACCCGAAGCAGATCAAAGCATCCCACGCCATCGGAGCTGAATATGTAGAAATCCATACCGGACATTTTGCTGATGCAAAAAACCGCGCCGAGCAAAAAACTGAGCTTGCCCGCATAATTGACGGAATCAAAATGTGTCAGGATCTCGGGCTGAAAGTAAATTTAGGTCATGGTCTGAACTACACAAATATCTTTGATTTTGCCGAAGTTCCAGGAATCTGCGAATATTCTATAGGCCACTCAATTATGTCCCGCGCAATGTTTTCCGGCGTGGACCGTGCTGTGCGTGACATGGTCGAAATAATAAGAAACTTTGCGGACTAA
- a CDS encoding bifunctional ADP-dependent NAD(P)H-hydrate dehydratase/NAD(P)H-hydrate epimerase: MFSPLPTPLEMSGWDRVAIDKIGIRGEILMENAGREAVFALLNEYGDITGKRILIIAGSGNNGGDGFVMGRLFADFGADVLILHTAPKSKYKGDAAYHLKIAAKLGVELKYFRPAENVVLPESDIIIDGLLGTGFEGELRPFAHLVVEAINRSSANSYIFSIDIPSGLNGLTGEPQPVAVKAHATVTFEEAKLGLALPHANQYTGTLIVTPIGIPAEIKYTHPPAHFLIKEDILENLPVPTLTMHKGTSGHVLLVGASKGLTGALHLAGISVLRAGAGLVTMACPEGLASEVKGGKPELMTMALGSGDQWNDQMIAELLPELEKYDSLVIGPGLGRDEAGQNLVEAVVENGHPAAVYDADALFALARRSYLMQSIAENSIFTPHPGEMSTLVNRTIADVESSRIETARKYAVSKQIYLILKGAGTVIGCPDGKTMISPISAPNLAAAGSGDILAGVIGALLARGIPPMQSACMGVYWHGMAGVYLGEKFPYRGNIATEIADMLPEVLKEELC, translated from the coding sequence ATGTTTTCTCCATTGCCGACCCCGCTTGAGATGTCTGGATGGGACCGTGTTGCCATTGATAAGATCGGTATCCGCGGCGAAATTCTTATGGAAAATGCCGGACGGGAAGCAGTTTTTGCCCTGCTGAATGAATATGGTGATATCACGGGAAAAAGAATTCTGATCATTGCCGGATCTGGCAATAACGGCGGTGATGGTTTTGTCATGGGCCGGCTGTTTGCTGACTTCGGCGCGGATGTACTTATTCTCCATACCGCCCCTAAAAGTAAATATAAAGGTGACGCTGCTTACCATTTGAAAATTGCAGCTAAGCTCGGCGTGGAACTTAAATATTTCCGGCCTGCTGAAAATGTGGTTCTTCCTGAATCAGATATCATTATTGACGGGCTTCTCGGAACCGGATTTGAGGGAGAACTGCGCCCCTTTGCCCATTTGGTTGTCGAAGCGATCAACAGATCCTCGGCTAACAGCTACATCTTCTCGATAGACATTCCCTCCGGCTTAAACGGACTGACCGGAGAGCCTCAACCTGTTGCTGTGAAAGCGCACGCAACGGTTACTTTTGAAGAAGCAAAGCTGGGACTGGCTCTGCCGCATGCGAATCAATATACAGGGACGTTGATTGTAACCCCCATCGGAATTCCGGCGGAAATAAAATATACACATCCTCCTGCTCATTTTTTGATCAAAGAAGATATTCTGGAAAACCTGCCTGTTCCCACTTTGACAATGCACAAAGGTACATCAGGACATGTTCTGCTGGTTGGAGCTTCTAAAGGCTTGACCGGCGCACTTCATCTGGCCGGTATTTCCGTTCTCCGGGCAGGTGCAGGGCTGGTTACTATGGCCTGTCCTGAAGGTCTGGCTTCAGAGGTGAAAGGAGGCAAGCCGGAACTGATGACTATGGCGCTTGGTTCCGGCGATCAATGGAATGATCAGATGATAGCCGAACTACTGCCGGAACTTGAAAAGTACGATTCTCTGGTTATCGGCCCTGGGCTTGGCCGTGACGAAGCCGGGCAGAACCTTGTGGAGGCGGTGGTGGAAAACGGCCACCCTGCTGCTGTTTATGATGCTGACGCTCTTTTTGCGCTGGCAAGACGTTCATATTTAATGCAATCCATTGCTGAAAATTCTATTTTCACCCCTCATCCGGGTGAAATGAGTACTCTGGTGAACAGAACCATTGCAGATGTTGAATCTTCACGCATTGAAACAGCCCGTAAATATGCCGTATCAAAACAGATTTATTTAATTTTGAAAGGTGCGGGAACCGTGATCGGATGCCCTGACGGTAAAACCATGATCTCGCCTATTTCAGCCCCGAACCTTGCAGCAGCAGGTTCGGGTGATATTTTGGCCGGAGTTATCGGAGCGTTGCTGGCAAGGGGAATTCCTCCTATGCAAAGCGCGTGTATGGGGGTATACTGGCATGGAATGGCCGGAGTTTATCTTGGCGAAAAATTTCCGTATCGAGGAAACATTGCAACTGAAATAGCGGACATGCTTCCCGAAGTGCTCAAGGAGGAATTATGCTGA
- the cimA gene encoding citramalate synthase, which yields MTKIKIYDTTLRDGTQSEEINLSVQDKIRITRKLDDLGIHYVEGGWPGSNATDKEFFQEISNYELKNCKISAFGSTHMNRMKPEEDPNLAALIKSGAKVMSIFGKTWDFHATSALGVTLERNIELISNSIAYLRPHVDELFFDAEHFFDGFKANPEFTLSCLKAAHEAGADVLILCDTNGGSMPDYVAEACKTVLEKIPGCNIGIHAHNDCELAVANSLAAVKAGAVQIQGTMNGYGERCGNANLCSIIPNLELKLGYETIGKQNLGNLKIASTYITEIANLRPFLRQPFVGAAAFAHKGGVHVSAVLKDSKSYEHIDPLLVGNNRRVLLSDLSGKSNILYKAKQYGYDLDKNDPAVQTILAEIKERESIGFEYSAAEASFELLFFKAMGWSKRYFEFINFFVVDAKRKEDKEPFSEATVIVKVHGQENHTAASGDGPVNALDTALRKALEPFYPALKSVRLQDFKVRVLSGAVRQANGTSSNVRLLIESTDGKNQWTTMGVSNNIIEASWQALVDSINYKLFKDDPQKWPTSR from the coding sequence ATGACTAAAATAAAAATATACGACACCACACTGCGCGATGGAACACAGTCCGAAGAAATCAACTTAAGCGTACAGGATAAAATCCGCATCACCCGCAAGCTGGATGACCTCGGCATACATTACGTCGAGGGCGGATGGCCCGGTTCAAATGCCACTGATAAAGAATTCTTTCAGGAAATCAGCAATTACGAGCTGAAAAACTGTAAGATTTCGGCATTCGGATCGACGCACATGAACCGGATGAAGCCTGAAGAAGACCCTAATCTGGCTGCGCTCATTAAGTCCGGAGCCAAGGTAATGTCCATTTTCGGCAAGACATGGGATTTCCATGCGACAAGCGCGCTAGGTGTCACCCTTGAACGAAATATTGAACTCATCAGCAACAGTATCGCCTATTTGCGCCCGCATGTAGATGAACTGTTCTTTGATGCGGAGCACTTCTTCGACGGATTTAAAGCTAATCCGGAGTTCACTCTTTCCTGCCTGAAAGCTGCACACGAAGCAGGAGCTGACGTTCTGATCCTCTGCGACACGAACGGCGGTTCCATGCCTGACTATGTAGCTGAAGCCTGTAAAACCGTGCTGGAGAAAATTCCCGGCTGCAATATCGGTATCCATGCCCACAATGATTGTGAACTTGCTGTAGCCAACTCGCTGGCGGCGGTAAAAGCAGGGGCAGTACAAATTCAAGGAACCATGAACGGATACGGGGAAAGGTGCGGTAACGCCAACCTCTGCTCAATCATCCCCAACCTTGAACTTAAACTCGGCTACGAAACTATCGGCAAACAGAATCTGGGCAACTTGAAAATTGCTTCAACGTACATCACGGAAATCGCCAACCTGCGTCCGTTTTTGCGTCAGCCCTTCGTCGGCGCGGCAGCTTTTGCCCACAAAGGCGGCGTGCATGTCAGTGCAGTGCTCAAAGACTCTAAAAGCTACGAGCACATTGATCCCCTGCTGGTAGGAAACAATAGACGCGTGCTGCTTTCCGACCTGTCCGGCAAGAGCAATATTCTTTATAAAGCCAAACAGTATGGTTACGATCTGGATAAGAATGATCCCGCGGTCCAAACTATTCTTGCTGAGATCAAAGAGCGAGAATCCATCGGATTTGAATACTCTGCAGCAGAAGCTTCGTTTGAACTGCTTTTCTTTAAAGCTATGGGCTGGTCTAAACGCTACTTTGAATTCATCAACTTCTTTGTTGTTGATGCCAAGCGCAAGGAAGATAAAGAACCTTTCTCCGAGGCAACAGTGATCGTGAAAGTTCACGGTCAGGAAAACCATACTGCCGCATCAGGCGATGGTCCTGTCAACGCGCTTGATACCGCGCTGCGCAAGGCTCTTGAGCCTTTTTACCCGGCACTTAAATCTGTTCGTCTTCAGGACTTTAAAGTCAGGGTACTATCAGGGGCAGTAAGACAGGCCAACGGAACCAGTTCAAACGTCCGCCTCCTCATTGAGTCCACAGACGGCAAAAACCAGTGGACAACTATGGGCGTAAGCAACAATATTATCGAAGCCAGCTGGCAGGCCCTTGTCGATTCAATTAACTACAAGCTTTTCAAGGATGATCCACAAAAATGGCCAACCTCACGCTAA